A region of the Kribbella sp. NBC_01245 genome:
GTGGCGGCGGATGCGCCGGGGACGGTTGACGTGAATCGGATTCCGTCGCGGCAGCCGGAGATCGACGTGCTGGGGGCGTCCCCGGCGGGCGTGCTCTACCGCGTGATGCGCTCCTACAGCGGCGGCGATTGGAAGACGTACCTGAAGCCGACCGGCAAACCGGCCTACCAGGTTTCGACCGACTTCCAGTATCTGGCCGGCGACAAGATCTACGGCCCGCGCTTGGGATACCTCATGATCGGCAGCACGGTCACGAAGACCTGCCCGGAAGCGCTCGCGCCCGCGTACTCGTACCGCGCCGCGCAGGGATCGGCGTACACCTCCTTCGGCTGGATCTCGCGGTCGAACCAGCTGGTGACGGCTGATGCGAATGGCTGCCGCGTCACCGGCACCGTCCCGGAAATCGGCGACTACAAACTCGCCGCCGCGGACGCCACCGGCTACGTCACGATCGACAGCGAGGACGCCGACGGGCGGATGACCCTCGGCTACCACTCGTACGCCAACCCCGGCACCACCCAGCCGATCCAGACCGGCGGCCACAACCGATACGTGCATGGCTTCGACCTGGCCGGATCCGTCGTCACCTGGGCCGAGCTCGACTACAGCGACGTGAACAAGCAGCACGCGTTTGTCGTCCGCTCATCGACGACCGGTGGCGCGGCCAAAGTGACCCTGGTCGAGCGCATGGTCGACAGCACCGCGATCAACGGTACGGCGACCGGTTGGGCGGCCTGTAACTACAGCATCATCACGCGTTGCACCGCCGGGTCCATCAGCGCCGCGGGCGTGATCACCGAGGTGCTGGACAGCCGGACCGCGGCCAGTGACGGCACGCGGTTCTTCGTCGACACGTACGGCGCGAGCCCGGGCGTCGATTCGGCCACGGTCATCGACGGCAAGAGCTGGACCCGTCTCGTCACCGTCGGCCTGCTGCCCCCGCACACGTACAGCGTGGACGCAGCGGCCGGCGCCGTCGCCTATGTCGACGATCAGTCGCAAGCCGGGCAGGGCGAGCGCTTCGTGCTGGCGCGCCGGCCGGTGAGCAAGTCCGGCAACACGCTCACGCTTGGCGCGCAGAAGGTGTCCGGCAATACCGGCGAATTCCCGATCACGCGTGACGGCGACCGGACGGCGTACGAGGATGCCGCCGGCGATCTCTGGCTCACGACCGACGGTGGTACCAAGACCCGCGTCTTCGACTCGAGCGAGAAGGTCGCCGTGGCGTGGACGACCTGGCCGGCGCCGTTCAACCTGTCGGGTCATCGGCTGCTCTGGACCAAGGGCGAGTACACCGGCGAACACTGCGAGCCGTGGGGGTGCTACCCGATCTACGGCAAGGCCCGGTTGATGATGTTCGACCTGCGCACCGGCAAGAATGTCGATCTCGGCGCCACTACGCTGAGCCGGCCGGCCGCGTTGTGGGGCAACTATCTTGTCACCACCGATTCGACCAACCGGATCCTGCGCAAGGACCTCTCGACCGGTGCCGTCGTACAGGTCAAGAGTGCTGGTCCGCGGGTCACAGGGCTGGACGTCAACGGCACGATCGTCGGCTGGTCAACCTGCGCGACGGTGGGCACTGACGCCTGCGGTGTCTCCAAGATCGGCTACAAGGTCGTGTCTTCGAGTGCGCCCGCGGTCGAGCTGACGAGCGCGCACTCGAAGCGGGTCTCGCTGTCGGGCGGCCATCTCGCGTACACGATCAGCTCGGGCGCAGCGCCGTTCACCTTGAAGACGTGGCGACTCGGTACGACCACCACGACCGTGATCGGTAACGCGTACAGCTGGACCGACGAGGTGCCGTTCGAGATCCACGATGAGACGCTGGCCTGGATCGGGGTGGACCGGACCGCGCGGGCGACCCCGCTGGCAGCGTTCGGCGCACGGCCGCGCTATCTCGGAAACGCGAGTGGCGCCGCGTCGTTCGTCCCGTCGGCGGGTCAGCGCTGGTCGCCGTCGTTCCCGATCAGCAAGGCGTTGCCGACCTGCGCGATCACCATCAAGTCGGGTACGACGTTGAAGCGGTCGTTGCCTTGCGCAACAACCACTGGCATCGCCCGCGCCTCGTGGGACGGCAAGGACGCGAGTGGCCGACTCGTTGCCAAGGGCAAGTACACGTGGACCATCTCCGGCTCCGACGCTGACGGCGGCCTGCTCTGGTGGAACGGCTCCGCCAACCCGATCACCGGCACCATCACCGTCGCATAAGCCGCAACCTTTTCGGGGTGAGGGGCATCGAGGTGGGTAGGGCGCGGTTGTGTCCGGATCAGGTCTTTGGAGGGGTCATGCGCGGATCTCGATGGGTGCGGGCTTGGGCAGGCGCGGGGCTTGCTCTGGCACTGGTGGCGACGGGTGCGATGCCTGCGGGGGCTCGGGTTGAGGCGGACGCGCCTGGGACGGTGGACGTTAACCGGATTCCGTCGCGGCAGCCGGAGATCGCGGTGCTGGGGGCCTCGCCGGCCGGGGTGCTTTACCGGGTGACGCGGATCGGGCACCCGCTGGATGCCGGGCCGGGCACGTTCCTGAAGCCGACCGGCAAGCCGGCGTACAAGGTGCCGGACGAATACCAGAACTTGGCCGGCGACAAGATCTACGCGCAGCTCGCCGACGTCACGAAGTATCTGCTGATCGGCACTACCACCGAGCGGACCTGCCCCGCCGCGCTACGAGCCGCCTATCCGTACGGGGGCGCCACTGGATCGCCGTTCACGTCGTTCGGCTGGCTCTCGCACAGCAACCAGCGGGTGACCGCCGACGCGACCGGCTGCCGCGCCACGGGCGCCATCGCGCCGATCGGCAAGTACAAGATCGCGGCCGCGGACGCGACGGGCTACGTCACGATCGACAGCGAGGACATCAACGGCTACATGACCCTGGGCTACCGCTCGTACGCGACGCCCGGGACGAGCCAGCCGATCCAGACCGGCGGCTACAACCGGCACGTCTACGGCCTGGACCTCGAGGGTTCGGTCATCACCTGGGCCCACCACGACTACGCCGACAGCGAGAGGAAGAACTCGTACGTCATCCGCTCCTCGACGACCGGTGGCGCCGCCAAGGTGACCACCGTGCCGCGCCACGTCGACAGCACCGCGATCAACGGTTCGGCCGTCGGCTGGGCGGCGTGCAACTGGAGCGAGATCACGCGCTGCACCGCCGGCTCGATCAGCTCGACCGGCGTCATCACGCAGGTGCTGGACAGCCGGACCGTCGCCAGTGACGGCACCCGGTTCTTCGTCGACACGTACGGCGTGAGCCCGGGCGTCGACTCGGCCACGGTGATCGACGGCAAGAGCTGGACTCGCGTGGTCACGGTCGGCCTGCTCCCGCCGTTCACCCATGGCGTCGACGTGGCGGCGGGGAACGTCGCGTACGTCGACGACCAGGGGCCGGGCGGGGATACGTTGACCCGCCGGCCGTTCACCAAGTCCGGCAGCACGCTGACCCTTGGTGCGCAGCAGGTCTTGGGCGCGATCGGCGATCGGCAGCTCACCCGCGACGGCGACCGTACGGCGTATCTGGATGCCGTCCGGGACCTCTGGATCACCACCGACGGGGGTTTCAAGACCCGGGTCTTCGATTCGAACGAGAAGGTCTCCGTCGCGTGGATCGGCTCGGGCGCACCGTTCACCCTGTCCGGCCATCGGCTGCTCTGGGTCCGCGGTGACTACACCGGTGAGGACTGCGGGCCGTGGGGTTGTGCCCCGATCTACGGCAAGGCCCGGTTGATGGCGTTCGACATCCGCACCGGCAAGAACGTCGATCTCGGCGCCACCACCCTGACCCGGCCGGCCGCGCTGTGGGGCAACTACCTCGTCACCACGGACTCGACCAACCGGATCCTGCGCAAGGACCTTTCATCCGGTGCCGTCGTACAGGTCAAGGCGGCTGGTCCGCGGGTCACCGGGCTGGACGTCAACGGCTCGATCGTCGGCTGGTCCACCTGTGCGACGGTGGGCACTGACGTCTGTGGTGTTTCCAAGATCGGCTACAAGATCATGTCTTCGAGTGCGCCCGCGGTCGAGCTGACCAGCCTCCACTCGGCGAAGGTCGCGCTATCCGGCGGACACCTGGCCTACACGCTGGACTCGAACGACAAGTACACGTTGAAGACCTGGCGTCTCGGTACGACGACCACGACCGTGATCGGCAGCGCCTACGGCTTCGGATTGGCCCCCGCCTTCGTATCGACCGTGCCCTTCGACATGCACGACGAGACGCTGGCGTGGATCGGGATCGATCGGACGGCCCGGCTGACGCCCACGGCGGCATTCACCGCGCGGCCGCGCTACCTCGGCAACGCGAGTGGTGCCGCTTCGTTCAGTCCGTCGGCCGGGCAGCGCTGGTCGCCGGCATTCCCGATCAGCAAGGCGTTGCCGACCTGCGCGATCACAATCAAGTCGGGAACTGTCCTGAAGCGGTCGTTGCCCTGCGCAACCAGCATCGGTATCGCCAGGGCATCCTGGGACGGCAAGGACGCAGCCGGCCGACTCGTTGCCAAGGGCAAGTACACCTGGACCATCACCGGATCCGACGCCGACGGCGGCCTGCTCTGGTGGAACGGCTCGGCCAATCCGATCAGCGGCACCGTCACGGTTGGGTGAGGTCCGACTCCAGCCGATCTGCTTCGGGTCCGCGCTCGCTGGCCCGGAGCAGGTCGACCAGGATCCAGCCCGCCCGATACCAGGGGTCGGAGCCTTCCTCGGCCTCGGTGTGAACCGTGCGCAACCAGGTCTCGTCCACCGGCCCACCCCAGCTGACCACGATCAGCCGCGCGTCGATCGCCTGGTCCTCGTGCCCGGCTTGTTCGTACACGTCGGCCGCGCGCGACATCTGCTTGACCGCACCCTCGGTATCACCGCTGCGCATCGCCACCTCGGCCAAGTTGTACCAAAGGCCACCATCGTGGAACGAAGCCTGCGGATCACCACCCGGCAGTACGTCGAGCACCTGGCGGGCCTGGCCGAAAATGGCGCGGGCAGCCCCGAAGTCCTCGGTGAACATGGCCGAACGCCCGGCCCGGCGCAACGCGACGATCTGGTCGTACGGACGCTCGGCCCGCGCGTAGAGGTCGGCGGCCTGTTGCAGCGGGGCGATCGCCTCGTCGTCGCGGTTGAGCTGTTCGAGCAGCTTGCCCTCTTCCTGCCGGAGGTCGGCCAGCCAGCCCGCGTCCTCGTCGGGGGCGGCCGTCTCGATCAGGATCCGGATCTGGGTGAGGGCGGAGTCCAGCTCGCCCAGCTCGTTGTACGCGTTGGTCAGCACCTCGCGGGCCCGTGACGCCAGCGGAGCGACAGCCGGATCGTCGAGCGCGTTCAGCGCCGCCTCGGCGGTCTCGGCCGCGTCGAGGGGCCGATCGACCTCGAGATAGGCGTCGGCCAGGTCGAGCCTGGTCATCGCCGCGACCAGGCGCTGGGCGGGATCGCTGAGCAACGCGACGGCCTCGGCCAGGTCGGTGACGGCTTCGTCGGTCCGGTCCATCGCGTTCCGGATCATGCCGCGCTGCCGGTACGCCGCGGAGCGTTGCGGGTCATGCGCCGGATCGAGGTCGAGGGCGTCGATGGCCTCGGTGGTGGCGGCCTCGGCCTCGGGGAAGCTCCCGTGCATCGCGAGCAGATCGCCGTGCAGCATGGCGGCGATGACCCGGAGCGGCCGATCGCCGATGACCAGGGGCCGCGTCTGCTCGACCTCCCGCAGGGCATCCTCGTAGCGCCCACCGGCGTACAGCATCAGGGCCAGCGAGAACCGCCAGCCCGCCCGGCGCCGGGGTTCGTCGTTCGCCAGCAGCCGGCGCAACGGCTCCTCGCCGGTCGCCATCCCTTCGTCGTACTGGCCGATATCGCAGAGCAGCCGGCCGATCCGGGCCCGGGCGCGCGTCATCCGCAGCTCGTCACCGGTCCGCGCGTGCACCTCCAGGGCATCCCGCCAATGCGCGAGCGCCTGCTCGGCATCGGTGGCAGCGACCTGCAGACCGCGGAGATCCATCAGCCGCGCCTCCTGCTCGGGCGTACGCATCGAGTGCGGGACCTCGGCCTGGAAGGCGGTGCACGCGGCCGCCGACAGCTCGTTCTCGTCGTTGAACCAAGCCTCCTCGGCCTGATCCAGCAATTCCGGGCCACTCTTCAGGAGCGGCTCGGGGGTGGCGCTCAGGGCGTCGAGGCCCAGCGCAGCCTCGTGCAGGCTGAGCGCGGCTGGCTCGCGCGCGATCCGGCGCTGGTGCGCGCGTTGTGCCGTTTCCGAGAGCGGCAGGTATGACGTCCAGGGCGTTTCGGTCAACAGGCCCGCGATCCGGCGGCTCTGGTGGTCCGTGCCATTGCGCTCGTCGAATCGCTCGGCCAAGGCGGTCGCCCGCTCGGCGAATTCGGCCGCCAGGTCACTCGCCGCGACCTCCGGGTTGATCGCGCCCGCACGTCGTACGGCCAGATCGGGACCGGCGGACTCGGTCAGCAGCCGGAGCGCCGTCGAGGCCGACGCGAGGAAGTTCATCTCGGCGAAGGTGCTGGGTGGATCGTCCAGTTCCGCGAGGTGGTGCTCGATCAGCTCAACCGCCCGCACCTCGTTACCGGTCATCGCGCAGAAGCGGATGTGGTCGGCGAGGCTCTCCAGCTGGCCGGGCTGCGTGCGCAACAGCCGGTAGGCCTTGCGATGGGCGTCGACGGCTTCGGCGGCCATACCCTCCGCGACGTACGCCGGGAGCAGGCTGGTGAGGATCTTCTGGGGTTGCGTGACGCAGGCGAGTTGCTCGTTCAGGACCTGGTGGCCGAGGGCGACGGCCGCGTCGGTGCGCCCGGTGTTGATCAGGTGCTGCACCTTGTCGTTCGGGTCGCAGCCGGCGCAGTCCGACAGGTCGTCGCGCGGTGCGACGGACCAGAGCCGGAACTGCTCCTCGGCCGTCGCAGCGTCACCGATGTGGTCCGCGACGAGCCAGCGGTGCTGGTGCACGGCGTGCAGGCTGTGCCCGCCTTGTTTCCAACGGCGTTCCATGTCGTCCAGTACGGCGTACGCCCGCGCCAGCGGAACCTCGGGGAAGTCGCTCAGGGTGGACGGCACGGACTTGAAGTTCCAGAGCAACTCCCACTCGTGCTCGCCGTACCTCGCCGGGTCGGCATCGAAGTCGGTGACGCACCGGGCGAACGGGACCAGCGACTTCCGCGGTTCGCCGCCGTGCAGGTAGGCCTCGACCAGGTCGAGCCGGGCCGCGAACGCGATCTCCTGGACGCCCTCGGCCTCTGCACGACGTACTACGTTCTCCAAGGCGATCGAGCGGGCCTTGCCGTAGGGGAGGGCTACAGCGTCGTCGAGCTGCTGCTGCAGTTCCACAGTCATCTAGCGGCCATCCTTGCTTTGCGTTGGTACGGCCTGGTCTAGCAGGCCAAGAAAGGAGCGGTTGACCAGAGCCGCGTCAGCCGGACCTATCGGGTGATGGCCCTGCATGAGCGCATGCCCGTACAGGCCTTCTATGCCGAGTTTGACCAGCCCGGGATCGCCGAGGGAGGCCAAGCGCCGTACAAGCGCGCTGCGGTGATTGAGCACCAGCTGCGGCTTACTAGTCTCACGAGTATCCAGAGCGTCCAGTACTTCGGACCAGAGCGCGTCGGCCCTTTCCCGGGTACTGCGCAGCTCACTGGCGAACTGGGCCGAGCGGTCGACCAGGAAGAGCGCGGGCAGACTCGCCGGCTCGAAGGCGCGTACGACGACCTCGCAGCCGACCGCGTCCAGGGTCTGCTGGGCCAGCCGGACGAACGCCCGCAGCGCCAGCTCGGTCGACGGGTCGAGCGTGTCGAAGCTGGTCGCGAGTTCGCTCGGGTCGAACCGCCGGGTCTCGGCGCCCTCGATCACCTGCGGCAGTCGCTCGATCAGCTCGGTGTCGTACGTATAGCCCGCGTTCACGACCGGGATCTGCTGAGCCGCCGCGACCGCTGCGAGCTGGCGGAACTCCTCGACGCTCGTCGCGTACCGGATCTCGCCGTACCGCTCGAGGATCTCGGCGGCGGTCATCCGGCCGAGGTTCGTCTCGAACTGGATCCAGCGGTGCACCAGCCGGAGCATCTCGTCGTCGTGCAGCGCGAGCGCCTTCACCCCGAGGTGGTGGATGGCGAGGAACTTGTCGAGCCGCTCCGGATCGGTCGTCCCGAGCCGGACCAGCCAGCCGCGCAACTGGGTGCCGAGGGCCTCCCGGGTGGACTCGAGGTGACCGTCGTCGAAGAGCGCCTCGCGGCTCGCCGTCGGCCGGAGCTCGGAGGTGTCGACCACGCAGCGGACGAAGAACGCCCAGTCCGGCAGCAGCCCCTCGACGCTCTCCGCCAGCAGCATGCGCTTGAGGTAGACCCGATGCGTGGCGCGCTCGGTGGGATTCGCGGGATACGGCAGCACGAACGCGACGCCGGTCAGCCCCGCCTCGGGACTGCTCAGCCGGATCACGTCGAACGGCGTGAAGCCGAGCCGGTCCTGCGCGTAGCCGACCAGCTCGGCCTTTTGCCCGGGGCCGGTGCCGTCCCAAGGCGCGCGGCCGTCGGTGACGAGCTCACCGTCGACGCGGATCTCGACCGGCAGCAACGAGCCGAACAGCCGGATCAGCTCGACGACCGTGGCCGTCTTGAACCACTGCTCCGCACCCCGTCGCGCGGTCAGGGTCACGGTGGTGCCCTGGGCGTCGGCG
Encoded here:
- a CDS encoding tetratricopeptide repeat protein, coding for MTVELQQQLDDAVALPYGKARSIALENVVRRAEAEGVQEIAFAARLDLVEAYLHGGEPRKSLVPFARCVTDFDADPARYGEHEWELLWNFKSVPSTLSDFPEVPLARAYAVLDDMERRWKQGGHSLHAVHQHRWLVADHIGDAATAEEQFRLWSVAPRDDLSDCAGCDPNDKVQHLINTGRTDAAVALGHQVLNEQLACVTQPQKILTSLLPAYVAEGMAAEAVDAHRKAYRLLRTQPGQLESLADHIRFCAMTGNEVRAVELIEHHLAELDDPPSTFAEMNFLASASTALRLLTESAGPDLAVRRAGAINPEVAASDLAAEFAERATALAERFDERNGTDHQSRRIAGLLTETPWTSYLPLSETAQRAHQRRIAREPAALSLHEAALGLDALSATPEPLLKSGPELLDQAEEAWFNDENELSAAACTAFQAEVPHSMRTPEQEARLMDLRGLQVAATDAEQALAHWRDALEVHARTGDELRMTRARARIGRLLCDIGQYDEGMATGEEPLRRLLANDEPRRRAGWRFSLALMLYAGGRYEDALREVEQTRPLVIGDRPLRVIAAMLHGDLLAMHGSFPEAEAATTEAIDALDLDPAHDPQRSAAYRQRGMIRNAMDRTDEAVTDLAEAVALLSDPAQRLVAAMTRLDLADAYLEVDRPLDAAETAEAALNALDDPAVAPLASRAREVLTNAYNELGELDSALTQIRILIETAAPDEDAGWLADLRQEEGKLLEQLNRDDEAIAPLQQAADLYARAERPYDQIVALRRAGRSAMFTEDFGAARAIFGQARQVLDVLPGGDPQASFHDGGLWYNLAEVAMRSGDTEGAVKQMSRAADVYEQAGHEDQAIDARLIVVSWGGPVDETWLRTVHTEAEEGSDPWYRAGWILVDLLRASERGPEADRLESDLTQP
- a CDS encoding HSP90 family protein; this translates as MTAEGFRSESDVARAENFQVDLRGIVDLLSNHLYSSPRVYLRELLQNAVDAITARRAKDPEAPGRIDVRTGPDELSISDTGIGLRPDEVRDLLATIGRSSKRDEIGFQRDEFLGQFGIGLLSAFMVSDRITVLTRCEGGETTRWTGTADGRYTVESPEKTADAQGTTVTLTARRGAEQWFKTATVVELIRLFGSLLPVEIRVDGELVTDGRAPWDGTGPGQKAELVGYAQDRLGFTPFDVIRLSSPEAGLTGVAFVLPYPANPTERATHRVYLKRMLLAESVEGLLPDWAFFVRCVVDTSELRPTASREALFDDGHLESTREALGTQLRGWLVRLGTTDPERLDKFLAIHHLGVKALALHDDEMLRLVHRWIQFETNLGRMTAAEILERYGEIRYATSVEEFRQLAAVAAAQQIPVVNAGYTYDTELIERLPQVIEGAETRRFDPSELATSFDTLDPSTELALRAFVRLAQQTLDAVGCEVVVRAFEPASLPALFLVDRSAQFASELRSTRERADALWSEVLDALDTRETSKPQLVLNHRSALVRRLASLGDPGLVKLGIEGLYGHALMQGHHPIGPADAALVNRSFLGLLDQAVPTQSKDGR